attacataaaaagaaataattctTATTGaaagtcataaaaaaaaaataaaaaaattcataagaTGAGAAAGATAAAAAGTTAATTGCATAATATAACTTTGCATGAATTGTAAAATCTGAAATTAAGGGTAAGAATTATCCAAAATAGAAATTAGGATTAAATGCAGATTTCTTTCTTGTGGTTATTCGAAATGTACACTTTTCATCCTTGTCGTGAATAATAAGTTCTTTTGTCCCTGTAGTTTTACTTATGTTAAAAACACTCATCCCTATCGTTAACTCCCTTGCATGTAACTCACGTGTGGGGCATTTTCGTTATTTTTTCCATCTTCCTTCATGTATTTCCAAAACCCAAAATCTAACTTTACCAATTTGAATTTGGGTTGTAGGTTGAGACGTAACTTTTAGGGTTAAGGctcaaatttaaatttaatctGGGTTGTAAGTTCAGACGCAACTTTGAAGGTTGAGGCtaaaattttattcttttaaaaaacaaactaaaatattttttaaaattttgatcaaattgaGTTGGgtcttttcatatatttatgaactttttattgttttaatagtAGGCCCCAACCCAAAATGCATACccattatgtaaaaatttttgGATCCGTCACTGTTATTAAATAACGATTGTTGAGGTTTATTTTACCACCGAGGTTTATTTTACCACCCATCCTACCAACtaacaattgttatttttccTCCGTTGAACCTTTGCATAAATGGGTATTTTTTGCATGGCTGACAAAACAAGCTATGAACTTATATCCAATAAATAGGAATGATAAAATAACTCAAAATAACATTTATGATATCtaacaagaagaaaaaagagtTTTATTAAATATGTCTCTTGACAAGAGTCGTAACCTTTCATTgatttacataatatataatcaataccttataaagcaaaaggCTATTTTTTACCATTAAACGTTCCGTCTTTGAAATACCATTATTCCCCTTAAAATTACAGTTACTCATATTAGGCTATGTTTGGCACAAGCTTTTTGAAAGCTTTTCAGGAactttagctttttattttaaactaaaagctcccaaaatattaaaagctttgtttagatgcaactagctttaacttttatttgaaagaaaaagctccaaaatgaaacgctaCCTGAAGTAGCatttcaggagctttagcttttcgaaTGAGCTTTTACTCTTAAAGTTGCAGTTATAGCTATCATACCAAAcgcttttagaaaataaaagctacaacttacaGTTCTAATTAAAAGCTACAgctacttttgccaaacataccctaaatAAGTATTGTATACCAGAAATACCCCAATAAATTTGTCTTTCACTTTATAAGGAAATATCATACCATAATATTCTATTTTCACGAGTGCATGTTTTCATTAATTATACTATCATTTTACGTCAActacctttacattaataaccacaccattaACATCAGCATCATTCGTTGTCGCCGTACTGCCGTCGCATTACGCGGTACCCCTCTCGTGGTGATAATACAAATATACtttctaattttatatatttaacccAAAGGTTTAGGTTAACTATCAACGATAACACACTAAGCTGAAAGAATGAAATGTAGATTGCATATCATGTATAAATGAGTAATGACAGGTAAGAACTAATAACCATGTACTAATTAAAAGTATGTCAAAGATCAACAGTAAACTGTTTACACTTTACCATAAGAGAATGAAAGAGTGTACACCTATGCAACCAAATTTTCAGGATGTACCCACAAGAACATCCTTGTATGGGGTTGgttctggtggtggtggtggtggtggtggtggtggcagtttTGGTGGTTCTGTTTTGCTTTCGTCAACGTTCCCCGGCCACCTTCTTCGTCCTTCCGATAGAAATGGTGTCTGGCCTTCACGCACCCGGCTTAGTCGCTCTTGTGCTCCCCCTCTTAATTTTTCAAGTCTTAGCCTATCCATCTGGAGCATCTTGAACACTTTAACCACATTTGCTAACCCTCCTATTAATAACAACAAACTTGCAAACATACCTATCCAAACCCACGTCCTTGTCTGCATACAACAtgaataaaattttaaacttcGAGCTTACAGACATGATAACATCATCTAAAACGAACCACATACAACCCAAACTAGCTTctgatattttttaaaagagaaCCACCTAAATCTCTTTTTAAGGTCGTGGTTTGCACTTTAATTGGGTAACTCTCGACACATTTGGCTGGTTTCGTATTTAGCTATTTCTGTGAATTCATATAAGATGCTAGAGGAAACACATAACCCATAGCAACCAATTCATGTTGGGGAAATTCGagataacaaacaaaataaccggatataatcaatctttgaaggcacgtgatcgctttcagattgaatcaatttggcggttcacccaaactattcaatcggatacaatcaaagattaagaattttctgtGTGGATGTGTTTGAGAGAAAAAGAACCAGAGAAGGAAAAAGAATGATCAGATCATACTGTTACGGGATGTTAATTAGGCCCAATAACTGCCTTTTAGGCAGTTAATTAAAGGCAATTACTTATCATGTTTCGAATTTGGCAAATTTAGTCCCTCGAATTCCGAAAATAAAATTTTCGGAAGGATTTTTACCATAACAATtcaatggaaataaaaaatttattgcaatttttaCCATAACAATTCAATGGCAAATTTAGCTCGACCCCCGCCTGGGGCTGCCGTCCCTTGGACCCCCGTATCTTAGGGGcgcccctaaggtcataataaattcaaataggcgtgcactccgcacctccaatcctatatgatgtattattatgacgttactgatcaaacaagttaaccccaattacactaaaatatccaacaattcATATAGAATGCGTCGAGTTTGTCATTCCGGCCCTGATTGTCTCTATGATACCATGTACTACTATGTGAATGAGGGGTTGAGGTCCTTTAAAGTAATCTCGAGTTGAGATCTTGTGAGAGGAATCCCTTAATTTAGCTAATGGTGGACCCCTTTATCATGCttaaatgtttttgttattgGTTTGTGGTTTTGTAGCtgttttagaaaattttcaacaaaattgAGGACATACCAATAAATGTATACGATGGCGTAAATATCTGGGCTGCTCACGACTGTTAAGAATGGCACCAACCATGAACAAGAAGCTTCCAGTCAAGAATGGGATATGGACGCTTTGTTGCAGAATTTGAACATGTCCATCAGCTCTCTCGTAGATTTGACACGAATTTAGGATCGAACCAAGCACCCATAACACAGAACCAGCAATCAGCATATTCAACGCATGCACCTCAAGCCTGTTATGAATGTATCCTTTATTCCCCTACAGTTTGCAAAGAGTCACcaaacaaaacacaaaattgagcatcatataatataaacaaatcaaCTTATACATGTTAACAGTTACAATGATTCCTAATATCCTACTATCTTCAATAATAGTATCATTAACTCACAACCCTTATAAGTTGGAGGATGATTCATATGCCATCAAGTTACACACTCGATAACAGCAATATTACCAAAAAAATTTGTGAAGACATGTTGTTCcacaacacacacaaaaaaaaattgaagtacATACATGATAGATATTTAAGGGCTGGATTTTCTTCCGAGCggcaatttctttttccaaactaATGGTTCAAGCCATCGAACCTATTAAAGTTCATGCAACCCACGGACACAAATAAACCTCCGAAATCTGAGGCCCAcacaaattaattatttcaactTCACTACAGTTTTTAGTTGTGAATATTCAATAGATCTTTACAATTATGCAATCCACAactaataactatatatatgagattTTTTTGATAGAAACCACTGTACTTACGTTTTTCGAATTAATTGCCTCTCTTCAATTAcaaagataattgatataacTCTAATGTATACAAGGTCAATGCCCATTATTTTGTCAAAAACAATCCCTGTTTCTTAAAAAGCTACTCTATATATGTGATGCCTATCAtcataacaaaaaacaaaataataatcgTAATGCTATTTAAGATGTTTAAATGATCATTTGATCTAGCTActcttattttttgttttttaaagacaAATTTTACATATGCATTTGCTCTATAAATGAGATTAAAATCTACCACTCTTTTGTTGATAGCCACCGTCTCGAGACCTTTTAACCTGGTTATTGATTGAAGTCATTGAACTAACAATTAATCATGTAAAATCTACGATCACCCACggttgtttgtttttattaatgaatgTACTTCCCTATGATCATAATATGTCACACACCATTTCTTTATAAAGAGAGTGTCATTGTACTGGAAGGTTAAGCTCGCACCGGAGAGTAATTGTACTTTaaaattagagttttttttgtttttcccgAACATTTAGTCAGCATGTGACATCAGGTAAACCTCACCGTACAATGGTAAAGCCTTGcccgtaccctagacaacgaaaTGTTGACCAaaggccgttacaagtattcggaggaaaaaaccccaagacttgcCTTCCTTAAGCATCGAACTCAACaccttgggtaaaacctgaGATGCCTCTAACCAGTTGGACTAATCTTCATTGGCTAAAAATTAGAGTTACTCAATTGGAATATCCGGTTAAAGTACAATTACGGAAATACCCCTTTAAATGCTTTTTAACGCTTCTTTGTATCCATGTTTTATGAAACTACATCAAATTAATTTAACTATCTACTTGTTCTGCTATTGTGTGTAATTTGTTGTTTAGCAATTCTATTTTAAATGGCAAATTATCCTACTAAAATTAGATAGATTATACTAATTAACCATCAAGACAAAACACAATTTACAAGTCCAATTATCAGGATGAAACACTTAAATATACAAGTACATCAAATAGACCAAAACTTGATAACCCATACCTgaataagaagaaaaaggatTCCTAAAAACAAGAGAATCCCACCCAAAGCTTGAACAAGTGGCACACCAACTTCAACAAATGgaagttgaacatcaagttccaTCAGCCCAATCCTATAATCAATACCTGCTAGATGTGCTATCAGATCATGCACATTCACAACCACAATCACAACCAGCCCAATCATCAACAAAACCAAGCCCAACTCCATATTTTGCCACGTCAACAGAGCCACAAACCCAAATATTAACACTATGGTCGAGAACACATAAACCCCGGCATTCATGTACTCGGCCCTGTTTCGGGTCAGTCGCGGCCCGTACATTCT
The Erigeron canadensis isolate Cc75 chromosome 2, C_canadensis_v1, whole genome shotgun sequence DNA segment above includes these coding regions:
- the LOC122586331 gene encoding uncharacterized protein LOC122586331 codes for the protein MVKLATARESRMYGPRLTRNRAEYMNAGVYVFSTIVLIFGFVALLTWQNMELGLVLLMIGLVVIVVVNVHDLIAHLAGIDYRIGLMELDVQLPFVEVGVPLVQALGGILLFLGILFLLIQVWGNKGYIHNRLEVHALNMLIAGSVLWVLGSILNSCQIYERADGHVQILQQSVHIPFLTGSFLFMVGAILNSREQPRYLRHRIHLLTRTWVWIGMFASLLLLIGGLANVVKVFKMLQMDRLRLEKLRGGAQERLSRVREGQTPFLSEGRRRWPGNVDESKTEPPKLPPPPPPPPPPEPTPYKDVLVGTS